Proteins encoded together in one Maricaulis maris window:
- a CDS encoding glycosyltransferase family 2 protein, protein MPQTADISVLIVSYKSVDTLAGCLAALTAQSLAPREIIVLENGSPDGQRVRAADMPEGVRLVESDENLGFAGGNNYLATLAKGAWFALLNPDAYPHPDWIEQLDRARTIYPAASMFGSTQFVANQLDTLDGTGDCYHALGLAYRSGYGRPARSLPEGEVFAACGAALFIKRDVYEALGGFDERFFCYNEDVDLGYRARLQGYQVIQLASAAVDHVGYGSSGRRSEFATYHGVRNRLWVFLKNTPGWLFWLLLPGHVLVTGLLWLSSLRFGQGRVFARALGDGLAGRRDIFLTRAEVQKARRVPPSAIARMMNWNPIDLLTRRAKVRLLSRQKP, encoded by the coding sequence GTGCCTCAAACCGCTGACATCTCCGTTCTCATTGTCTCATACAAGAGCGTCGACACTCTTGCAGGCTGTCTCGCAGCGCTGACGGCGCAAAGCCTCGCACCACGTGAGATCATTGTCCTGGAAAACGGATCTCCCGACGGTCAGCGGGTGCGGGCCGCCGATATGCCAGAGGGCGTCCGTCTGGTGGAGAGTGACGAGAATCTTGGTTTCGCCGGTGGAAACAATTATCTGGCGACGCTCGCGAAGGGGGCCTGGTTCGCGCTGCTGAACCCTGACGCCTATCCGCACCCGGACTGGATCGAGCAGTTGGACCGCGCCCGCACGATTTATCCGGCGGCGTCGATGTTCGGCTCGACCCAGTTTGTAGCCAATCAGCTCGATACACTGGATGGCACAGGCGATTGTTACCATGCGCTCGGCTTGGCCTATCGCTCCGGCTATGGGCGACCTGCCCGGTCGCTCCCCGAGGGCGAAGTGTTCGCAGCCTGCGGCGCGGCGCTCTTCATAAAGCGCGACGTCTATGAAGCCCTGGGCGGGTTTGATGAGCGCTTTTTCTGTTACAATGAGGATGTCGACCTTGGCTACCGTGCCCGGTTGCAGGGCTATCAGGTCATCCAGCTCGCCAGCGCGGCGGTCGATCATGTTGGCTATGGATCTTCCGGCCGACGTTCGGAATTCGCAACCTATCACGGTGTCCGCAACCGGCTGTGGGTCTTCCTCAAGAACACCCCGGGCTGGCTTTTCTGGTTGCTGCTTCCTGGCCATGTTCTGGTGACCGGGCTGCTCTGGTTATCGTCACTTCGCTTCGGTCAAGGGCGTGTTTTCGCGCGAGCCCTGGGAGACGGTCTGGCCGGCCGGAGGGATATATTCCTGACACGGGCTGAGGTTCAGAAGGCGAGACGGGTTCCGCCGTCAGCGATTGCCCGCATGATGAACTGGAACCCGATCGACCTGCTGACACGGCGGGCGAAAGTACGCCTGCTGAGTCGACAGAAGCCCTAA
- a CDS encoding SLC13 family permease has product MSTILIDAGLVLGLGAILLSGRLSTARAFALFAAATILTGRIAFDDALDRLTTPAILAVTSLVIIASALAKLPGLSRTVFGRPGRAPRVTLARFLGSAALASSVTPNTAVVAALLGSAARRPDISPHLLLLPLSYMALAGGMLTPFGTSASLMVTGEAAQFGVDLSVFDFALPGAAVAIAVFIVLVVTAPVILKDRKTQETDTSGIFHVEARIDDDSPLNGRSVAAAHYHPFVSVTWI; this is encoded by the coding sequence ATGAGCACAATCCTGATTGATGCGGGACTGGTCCTGGGGCTGGGCGCGATCCTGTTGTCCGGTCGCCTGTCGACCGCCCGCGCCTTTGCGCTGTTTGCGGCCGCGACCATACTCACCGGGCGTATCGCCTTCGACGATGCCCTGGACCGCCTCACCACTCCGGCCATCCTGGCCGTGACCAGCCTCGTGATCATTGCATCGGCGCTGGCCAAACTGCCGGGTCTGAGCCGGACGGTGTTCGGCCGACCGGGGCGGGCGCCCCGCGTGACGCTGGCGCGCTTCCTCGGCTCGGCCGCGCTGGCCTCCTCGGTCACGCCCAACACTGCTGTTGTCGCAGCTCTCCTTGGGTCCGCTGCGCGCCGACCAGACATCTCGCCTCACCTCCTCCTGCTGCCACTGTCCTACATGGCCCTCGCCGGTGGCATGCTGACACCCTTTGGCACTTCGGCCAGCCTCATGGTGACGGGCGAGGCGGCACAATTCGGGGTCGATCTCTCGGTCTTTGACTTCGCCCTGCCCGGTGCCGCGGTCGCGATTGCCGTGTTCATAGTCCTCGTCGTGACGGCGCCTGTCATCCTGAAGGACCGCAAGACGCAAGAGACCGACACCAGCGGCATCTTCCATGTTGAAGCCCGGATCGATGACGACTCCCCGCTGAACGGCCGCAGCGTCGCCGCTGCCCATTATCACCCTTTTGTATCTGTGACCTGGATCTGA
- the cysQ gene encoding 3'(2'),5'-bisphosphate nucleotidase CysQ, translated as MPNLDDKNAIAFEFARICSLAAVKIMEIYESDFEARGKDDKSPVTDADELAEKIILAELEAALPGIPVLAEESFAAGFRPKTDGAFILVDPVDGTKEFINKNGEFTVNIALIENRAPTAGCVFAPARERIFVGGTHAWAGALKAGAPVSADSLDMITTRDRPAGGMTAVMSRSHADEKTRAFANAQGVTETVSAGSSLKFCLIAEGTADVYPRFGPTKEWDTGAGHAVLNAAGGAVLTPDGAPFIYAKEAVEYLNGAFVAWGRIAGAV; from the coding sequence ATGCCGAATCTCGACGACAAGAATGCAATAGCCTTCGAATTTGCCCGCATATGCTCACTCGCTGCGGTCAAGATCATGGAAATCTATGAGAGTGATTTCGAAGCACGGGGTAAGGACGACAAGTCCCCGGTAACGGACGCGGACGAACTGGCCGAGAAAATCATCCTTGCAGAACTCGAGGCCGCCCTGCCCGGCATTCCTGTCCTCGCAGAAGAGAGTTTTGCTGCCGGTTTCCGCCCCAAAACCGATGGCGCCTTCATCCTCGTTGACCCTGTCGACGGCACCAAGGAATTCATCAACAAGAATGGCGAGTTCACAGTCAATATCGCGCTAATCGAAAATCGGGCGCCGACGGCGGGTTGCGTTTTCGCCCCGGCTCGCGAGCGAATCTTTGTCGGTGGAACGCACGCCTGGGCCGGCGCGCTGAAAGCCGGCGCACCGGTATCGGCCGACTCGCTTGATATGATCACGACACGCGACCGGCCTGCCGGGGGCATGACAGCCGTGATGAGCCGCTCGCACGCGGACGAAAAGACACGAGCCTTTGCCAACGCCCAAGGCGTGACGGAAACGGTTTCTGCGGGCTCGTCACTGAAATTCTGCCTGATCGCCGAAGGAACTGCGGACGTCTATCCACGCTTCGGGCCGACCAAGGAGTGGGACACCGGCGCGGGTCACGCGGTTCTCAACGCCGCCGGCGGCGCGGTTCTGACACCGGACGGAGCGCCCTTCATCTACGCCAAGGAAGCCGTCGAATACCTCAATGGGGCATTCGTCGCCTGGGGCCGTATAGCTGGGGCCGTATAG
- the cysN gene encoding sulfate adenylyltransferase subunit CysN: protein MDTQDARANVMDRLTQSGGQGVLRFLTCGSVDDGKSTLIGRLLYDSKLLFEDQINVLERDSRKHGTAGDEIDFALLLDGLEAEREQGITIDVAYRFFATEKRKFVVADTPGHEQYTRNMATGASTADVAVMMIDARKGVLVQTLRHTYIARMMGIRHIVLAVNKMDLVDHSRGRFHEIVASYLKSADDLGFETITPIPMSARYGGNVTKRSDDTKWYTGPTLIEHLESLDINSEIQNEPFRMPVQWVNRPNLNFRGYSGTIVAGAVKPGDAIVVAQSGQAANVERIVTADGDLAEAVAGDAVTLVLNHEIDISRGDIIAAAEARPEVTDQFAAKLLWMSEEDLLPGRSYLLKIGTATTPATVSALKHRVDVNTYEKKPSRKLEMNGIGFCNMSTARPITFDPYHQIRDMGAFILIDRFTNQTVGAGMIEFGLRRASNIHHHAMDVTKEARAQIKGQKPAILWFTGLSGAGKSTVANLVERKLSQAGHHTYSLDGDNIRHGLNRDLGFTDEDRVENVRRIGEVGKLFVDSGLIVTCSFISPFRSERRMVRELVEDGEFIEVFIDAPLEVCIERDPKGLYKKAQAGEIKNFTGFDSPYEVPEMPELHIKTADLSAEDAADKVIAELKRMGRLG from the coding sequence ATGGATACTCAAGATGCGCGCGCGAATGTCATGGATCGGCTGACCCAGTCCGGCGGACAGGGTGTTTTGCGCTTCCTGACCTGCGGTTCCGTCGATGACGGCAAGTCGACCCTCATCGGACGCCTTCTCTATGACAGCAAGCTGTTGTTCGAGGATCAGATCAATGTGCTCGAGCGCGATAGCCGCAAGCACGGCACGGCGGGCGATGAGATCGATTTTGCGCTTCTTCTGGATGGTCTCGAGGCTGAGCGCGAGCAGGGCATTACGATTGATGTCGCCTATCGGTTCTTCGCGACGGAGAAGCGCAAATTCGTCGTCGCCGACACGCCCGGCCATGAGCAATACACCCGCAACATGGCGACCGGCGCCTCAACGGCTGACGTCGCCGTCATGATGATTGACGCCCGCAAGGGTGTCCTAGTTCAGACCCTGCGTCACACCTATATCGCGCGCATGATGGGAATCCGCCACATCGTGCTGGCTGTGAACAAGATGGACCTGGTCGACCATTCGCGCGGACGCTTCCACGAGATCGTGGCGAGTTATCTCAAGAGCGCTGACGATCTGGGTTTCGAGACGATCACCCCGATACCGATGTCTGCGCGCTATGGTGGCAATGTCACCAAGCGTAGTGATGACACGAAATGGTATACCGGGCCGACTCTGATCGAACATCTCGAAAGCCTCGACATCAACAGCGAGATCCAGAACGAGCCGTTCCGCATGCCGGTTCAGTGGGTCAATCGCCCCAATCTGAATTTCCGTGGTTACTCCGGAACCATCGTTGCCGGCGCCGTAAAGCCGGGCGATGCCATCGTCGTGGCGCAGTCGGGACAGGCTGCCAATGTTGAGCGGATCGTGACCGCTGACGGTGACTTGGCCGAGGCGGTCGCCGGCGACGCGGTGACGCTGGTGCTCAATCATGAGATCGATATTTCGCGCGGCGACATCATCGCGGCGGCCGAAGCGCGGCCTGAAGTCACTGATCAGTTTGCTGCCAAGCTGCTCTGGATGTCCGAGGAAGACCTGCTGCCCGGCCGCTCCTACCTGCTCAAGATCGGGACTGCGACGACACCGGCAACCGTGTCGGCACTCAAGCACCGGGTCGATGTCAATACCTATGAGAAGAAGCCGAGCCGCAAGCTCGAGATGAACGGGATCGGCTTTTGCAACATGTCGACCGCCCGCCCGATCACCTTCGATCCCTATCACCAGATCCGGGACATGGGCGCCTTCATCCTGATCGACCGCTTCACCAACCAGACGGTCGGTGCCGGCATGATCGAGTTCGGCCTGCGCCGGGCGTCCAACATCCACCATCACGCCATGGATGTGACGAAAGAAGCGCGGGCCCAGATCAAGGGGCAGAAGCCGGCCATCCTGTGGTTCACCGGCCTTTCCGGTGCTGGCAAATCGACAGTCGCCAACCTGGTTGAGCGCAAGCTGTCGCAAGCAGGCCACCACACCTATTCCCTGGATGGTGACAATATCCGTCACGGCTTGAACCGGGATCTCGGCTTCACTGACGAGGACCGAGTTGAGAATGTCCGTCGCATCGGTGAAGTCGGGAAGCTGTTTGTCGATTCAGGCCTGATTGTGACGTGTTCCTTCATTTCGCCCTTCCGTTCGGAACGCCGAATGGTGCGCGAGCTGGTCGAGGATGGCGAGTTCATTGAGGTCTTCATCGACGCGCCGCTTGAGGTCTGTATCGAGCGGGATCCCAAGGGCCTCTACAAGAAAGCCCAGGCGGGTGAGATCAAGAACTTCACGGGTTTCGACAGCCCCTATGAAGTGCCCGAGATGCCGGAGCTGCATATCAAGACAGCCGATCTGAGCGCCGAGGATGCTGCCGACAAGGTGATCGCCGAGCTCAAACGCATGGGACGTCTGGGTTAG
- the cysD gene encoding sulfate adenylyltransferase subunit CysD: MADIGKTVRAYAERFNSAKTRQRPLSAHLKALESESMHIMREVVAEFSNPVMLYSIGKDSAVMLHLALKAFYPSRPPFPLQHVDSTFKFKDMITFRDAIAKELGLEVRVEINEEGRAWGINPFDHGSQLHTQVMKTEALRSAMTRHKYDAAFGGARRDEEKSRAKERIFSFRDTNHGWDPKNQRPELWHTYNTKIKQGESIRVFPLSNWTELDIWQYILEEDIPIVPLYYAAHRPVVERDGQLIMVDDERLPLKEGETPDLKLVRFRTLGCYPLTGAIESSAQTLEEIVLEMLTARTSERSGRLIDHDEAGSMEKKKREGYF, encoded by the coding sequence ATGGCTGACATCGGGAAAACGGTGCGCGCTTATGCTGAGCGTTTCAATTCGGCCAAGACGCGCCAACGCCCGCTCTCTGCCCATCTCAAGGCGCTCGAGTCCGAGAGCATGCATATCATGCGGGAAGTGGTCGCCGAGTTTTCCAACCCGGTCATGCTCTACTCGATCGGCAAGGACAGCGCGGTCATGCTTCACCTGGCGCTGAAGGCCTTCTACCCGTCGCGTCCGCCTTTCCCGCTGCAGCACGTCGACTCCACGTTCAAGTTCAAGGACATGATCACCTTCCGCGACGCGATCGCGAAGGAGCTTGGCCTGGAGGTCCGCGTCGAGATCAACGAGGAGGGTCGGGCGTGGGGCATCAATCCGTTCGATCATGGCTCCCAGCTTCACACCCAGGTCATGAAGACCGAGGCCCTGCGCAGCGCGATGACCCGTCACAAGTATGATGCGGCCTTTGGTGGCGCGCGTCGCGACGAGGAGAAGTCACGCGCCAAGGAGCGCATCTTCTCCTTCCGTGACACCAATCACGGCTGGGACCCGAAGAACCAGCGGCCCGAGCTCTGGCACACCTACAACACCAAGATCAAGCAAGGCGAGTCGATCCGGGTCTTTCCGCTGTCCAACTGGACCGAGCTGGATATCTGGCAGTACATCCTCGAGGAGGATATCCCGATCGTGCCGCTGTACTACGCGGCCCACCGGCCGGTAGTCGAGCGCGATGGCCAGCTCATCATGGTCGATGACGAGCGCCTGCCGCTCAAGGAAGGCGAGACGCCGGACCTCAAGCTCGTGCGCTTCCGGACCCTGGGCTGCTATCCGCTGACCGGGGCGATCGAGTCGAGTGCCCAGACGCTCGAAGAGATTGTCCTGGAAATGCTGACAGCACGGACTTCCGAGCGGTCGGGTCGCTTGATCGACCATGACGAGGCCGGGTCGATGGAGAAGAAGAAGCGCGAGGGTTACTTCTGA
- a CDS encoding DegT/DnrJ/EryC1/StrS family aminotransferase yields MADMIPFIDLLAQRARIKERTDAAVAKVLDEGRYILGPEVAELEEKLSEFAGIGRTLSCANGTDAILIPLMAWGIGPGDAVFVPSFTFASTAEVVVLAGASPVFVDIDPDTYNMSPESLEAAIDAVKAEGALNPKAVIAVDLFGQPADYPRLEPVARKHGLKLVSDCAQGFGCTLGDKASLHWADVLTVSFYPAKPLGAYGDGGAILCKDDALYDAMKSVRVHGEGKARYEYARIGLNSRLDTIQAAILLAKLEVFREEIEMRQRVADAYAAGFGNAVKLPHIIAGAQSTWAQYTVEVEDRDAFRAHLAEQGVPTAIYYPIPLHMHEPYAGYPRAPGGLPATEAAANRVVSLPMHPDMPQADIERVVAAVTGFRS; encoded by the coding sequence ATGGCTGACATGATCCCCTTCATCGACCTTCTGGCCCAGCGGGCGCGAATCAAGGAACGGACTGACGCGGCTGTCGCCAAGGTTCTGGACGAGGGACGTTACATTCTCGGGCCGGAAGTGGCCGAGCTGGAAGAAAAATTATCCGAGTTTGCCGGCATCGGGCGAACCCTCTCCTGCGCCAACGGGACGGACGCGATCCTGATTCCTCTGATGGCCTGGGGGATCGGGCCGGGGGATGCGGTTTTTGTGCCGAGTTTCACATTCGCCTCGACGGCGGAGGTCGTGGTGCTGGCGGGCGCGTCACCCGTCTTTGTCGATATCGACCCCGATACCTACAACATGTCGCCGGAAAGCCTGGAAGCCGCAATCGATGCCGTCAAAGCCGAAGGCGCGCTGAACCCGAAAGCGGTCATCGCCGTCGATCTTTTCGGTCAGCCCGCAGACTATCCGCGCCTCGAACCGGTCGCGCGCAAGCACGGATTGAAGCTCGTCTCTGACTGTGCTCAGGGTTTTGGCTGTACGCTGGGTGACAAGGCGTCTCTGCATTGGGCCGATGTCCTGACCGTCAGCTTTTACCCCGCCAAGCCGCTTGGCGCATATGGCGATGGCGGCGCGATCCTGTGCAAGGATGATGCGCTCTACGACGCCATGAAATCGGTTCGCGTCCACGGTGAAGGCAAGGCCCGCTACGAGTATGCCCGGATTGGGCTCAACTCCCGTCTGGATACAATTCAGGCCGCGATCCTGCTCGCGAAGCTTGAAGTGTTTCGCGAGGAGATCGAGATGCGGCAGCGGGTGGCGGACGCCTATGCGGCTGGTTTTGGCAATGCCGTGAAGCTTCCGCACATCATCGCGGGTGCGCAGTCAACCTGGGCGCAATACACGGTCGAGGTGGAGGATCGCGACGCATTTCGCGCGCACCTCGCCGAACAAGGCGTACCGACAGCGATCTACTACCCCATCCCGCTTCACATGCATGAGCCGTATGCCGGCTATCCGCGTGCGCCTGGCGGCCTGCCGGCGACAGAAGCTGCGGCGAACCGTGTCGTGTCATTGCCGATGCATCCGGACATGCCGCAGGCCGACATCGAACGTGTTGTCGCCGCCGTGACCGGATTTCGTTCGTAG
- the glmS gene encoding glutamine--fructose-6-phosphate transaminase (isomerizing) gives MCGIVCVSGSIDAALILLRGLKQLEYRGYDSAGIAVHEPDGAIRRARAAGKVAALEAAISTPFCGTSGIAHTRWATHGAPTEANAHPHRAGRVCLVHNGIIENFSPLRKELLAEGRSFSSETDTEVVAHLLDRELDLVSDPKVALLNVLSRLEGAFALAAIIEGEPDLVLGARRGAPLVAASGKGAGFLASDIMAITGEATSVIYLEEGDSVLVRPSGIEVYGLDGLPVVRHAVPAPASMAQAEKGNHRHFMQKEIYEQPEVVGRTLAAYLDAASGCIRARDGVDFRAITRLLIVGCGTASYAGQIAEYWFEALSGLPVKVDIASEFRYRNPAFLKGDAALFISQSGETADTLEALRLCKAAGVTTIALVNSPHSAMAREADIVAPTLAGPEIGVASTKAFTCQLAALAALAVLAGHQRGCLDSEAQSGHVANLLAIPSLMGAALKIDQEVDALATELANASIVLYLGRNAFFPLALEGALKLKEISYIHAEGYAAGELKHGPIALIEEDVAVVVIAPHDALFAKTRSSIQEVRARGARVIAITDNAGAAELEGEVSAILKLPDVQGMAAPIVAATAVQLLAYYVAVHKGTDVDQPRNLAKSVTVE, from the coding sequence ATGTGTGGAATTGTTTGCGTATCAGGCTCTATCGATGCGGCGCTTATCCTCCTGAGGGGATTAAAGCAATTGGAGTATCGAGGTTATGATTCGGCGGGGATCGCTGTTCACGAGCCCGATGGCGCGATTCGACGTGCTCGAGCAGCGGGCAAGGTGGCAGCTCTTGAAGCCGCGATATCCACACCGTTTTGTGGGACCTCGGGAATCGCGCATACGCGCTGGGCGACTCATGGCGCTCCCACTGAGGCGAATGCCCATCCGCACCGAGCCGGCCGCGTCTGCCTTGTTCATAATGGCATAATAGAGAATTTCAGCCCGCTCAGGAAGGAATTGCTTGCTGAAGGCCGGTCATTCTCCAGTGAGACCGATACAGAAGTCGTTGCACACCTCCTTGATCGAGAACTGGATCTTGTGTCGGATCCAAAAGTAGCCTTGTTGAATGTTTTGTCCCGCTTGGAAGGCGCATTCGCCCTGGCGGCCATTATCGAAGGCGAGCCGGACCTTGTTCTTGGTGCGCGCCGTGGGGCACCGCTTGTCGCGGCAAGTGGCAAGGGCGCTGGCTTCCTGGCATCGGACATAATGGCGATTACCGGAGAGGCCACGTCAGTTATCTATCTGGAAGAGGGTGATAGCGTTCTTGTGCGACCATCCGGAATTGAGGTCTACGGCTTGGACGGTTTGCCAGTCGTCCGTCACGCCGTGCCCGCGCCAGCCTCGATGGCTCAAGCGGAAAAAGGCAACCATCGTCATTTCATGCAGAAGGAAATTTACGAGCAACCGGAAGTGGTCGGTCGGACATTGGCGGCCTATCTGGACGCGGCTTCAGGCTGCATTCGAGCTCGTGACGGTGTCGATTTTCGCGCGATCACACGCTTGTTGATCGTCGGTTGTGGCACGGCCTCCTACGCCGGACAGATCGCGGAATACTGGTTCGAAGCCCTATCGGGGCTCCCGGTCAAAGTCGATATTGCTTCAGAATTTCGCTATCGCAACCCGGCTTTTCTCAAAGGCGATGCTGCATTGTTCATTTCGCAGTCTGGCGAAACCGCTGACACCTTGGAGGCGCTGCGGCTCTGCAAGGCGGCCGGCGTTACGACGATCGCATTGGTGAACTCGCCGCATTCAGCCATGGCGCGGGAAGCGGATATCGTCGCGCCGACGCTCGCCGGGCCAGAAATCGGTGTGGCGTCCACGAAGGCCTTCACGTGTCAGTTGGCAGCCTTGGCGGCACTAGCCGTGTTGGCGGGACACCAGCGTGGCTGTCTGGATAGTGAGGCCCAGTCAGGCCATGTCGCCAACTTGCTGGCGATCCCCAGCCTCATGGGCGCAGCGCTCAAGATCGACCAGGAAGTTGACGCGCTCGCCACCGAGCTCGCCAACGCATCCATCGTCCTCTACCTCGGACGCAACGCGTTCTTCCCGTTGGCCCTTGAAGGCGCGCTGAAACTTAAGGAAATCAGCTATATCCACGCCGAAGGCTACGCCGCTGGTGAGCTCAAGCATGGCCCGATCGCGTTGATCGAGGAGGATGTTGCGGTTGTCGTTATCGCGCCTCATGACGCCCTGTTCGCCAAGACGCGCTCATCGATCCAGGAAGTGCGTGCCCGTGGCGCGCGAGTCATCGCCATCACAGACAATGCGGGTGCGGCTGAACTCGAGGGGGAGGTCAGCGCCATTCTGAAACTGCCGGATGTGCAGGGCATGGCTGCCCCGATCGTCGCGGCGACAGCCGTGCAGCTGCTCGCCTACTATGTGGCTGTTCACAAGGGCACCGATGTGGACCAACCGCGCAATCTCGCCAAGTCCGTGACGGTCGAATAA
- a CDS encoding IS3 family transposase (programmed frameshift), whose protein sequence is MERHTTRYPAEVRERAVRLVLDHQSDHASQWEAIGSVAAKIGCTAETLRRWVRQAERDSGARPGVTSEDRDKIRALERENRELRQANEILRKASAYFCPGGARPPVQAMIAFIDDHREVHGVEPICKVLPIAPSTYREHVARRRDPDRRPARARRDAALKVEVRRVFEENFAVYGVRKVWRQLRREGFDVARCTVERLMREMGLAGAIRGKPVKTTRSDKSAPCPLDRVNRQFQPSAPNRLWVSDFTYVATWTGFVYVAFVIDAYARRIVGWRVSRSAHAAFVLDALEQALHQRRPMSGGGLVHHSDRGSQYVSIKYTERLAEAGVEPSVGSVGDSYDNALAETINGLYKAEVIHRRGPWRSLEAVEYATLEWVHWFNNRRILEPIGNIPPAEAEERYYENLDQTGIAA, encoded by the exons ATGGAACGACATACGACACGATATCCGGCGGAGGTTCGCGAGCGGGCTGTCCGGCTGGTTCTGGATCATCAGAGCGATCATGCTTCGCAATGGGAAGCGATTGGCTCGGTGGCGGCGAAGATCGGATGCACGGCGGAGACGCTGCGCCGTTGGGTCCGGCAGGCTGAACGCGACAGCGGGGCTCGGCCCGGGGTGACGAGCGAGGATCGCGACAAGATCCGCGCGCTCGAGCGGGAGAACCGCGAGCTGCGTCAGGCCAACGAGATATTGCGCAAGGCCAGCGCTTATT TTTGCCCAGGCGGAGCTCGACCGCCGGTTCAGGCCATGATCGCCTTCATCGACGATCATCGCGAGGTGCACGGCGTCGAGCCGATCTGCAAGGTATTGCCGATCGCCCCGTCCACCTATCGCGAGCACGTCGCCCGGCGGCGCGATCCGGACAGACGCCCGGCACGGGCCAGGCGCGACGCGGCCTTGAAAGTGGAGGTCCGGCGCGTGTTCGAGGAGAACTTCGCGGTGTACGGCGTGCGCAAGGTCTGGCGTCAGCTGCGGCGCGAAGGCTTCGACGTGGCGCGCTGCACGGTGGAGCGGCTGATGCGTGAGATGGGGTTGGCTGGCGCCATCCGCGGCAAGCCGGTAAAGACCACCAGGAGTGACAAGAGCGCGCCGTGCCCGCTTGACCGGGTGAACCGCCAGTTCCAGCCATCCGCGCCGAACCGGCTATGGGTATCGGACTTCACCTATGTCGCCACCTGGACCGGCTTTGTCTACGTGGCGTTTGTCATCGACGCCTACGCCCGGCGTATCGTGGGCTGGCGCGTCAGCCGCTCGGCCCATGCCGCCTTCGTTCTGGACGCCCTTGAGCAGGCGTTGCATCAGCGCCGCCCGATGTCCGGCGGCGGGCTCGTCCATCATTCCGATCGCGGCAGCCAGTACGTTTCGATCAAGTACACCGAACGGCTCGCCGAGGCTGGCGTCGAGCCTTCCGTGGGCAGCGTGGGCGACAGCTACGACAACGCCTTGGCCGAGACGATCAACGGGCTCTACAAGGCCGAGGTTATCCACCGAAGGGGCCCGTGGCGTTCGCTGGAAGCGGTCGAATACGCCACCCTGGAATGGGTCCACTGGTTCAATAACCGCCGCATACTCGAGCCGATCGGCAACATCCCGCCGGCCGAGGCCGAAGAGCGCTACTACGAAAACCTGGATCAAACCGGCATAGCCGCGTAA
- a CDS encoding glycosyltransferase family 2 protein translates to MTSTISFAAAVPIGSWHAFIPKAFESLATQEVSLAVALLDASGDARVALAADESRLPFAYRRHGPDKGQSDAIDEGWRETHGSVVFWLNGDDRLTPDALKRVNDLFEFNPGVDVVYGRSNFIDGRGRCIGHHDQIGVMSDLLYRSNIISQPSCFVRRSALNSIQGIDKSLHYVMDWDLWIRLYRNGARFLHTNDTYSEVYVGRDTKTGAVSPDRLAEVFNLVRRHAGYWSALKSTISLASHTLQTRRKHA, encoded by the coding sequence ATGACCTCAACAATATCCTTTGCAGCAGCTGTCCCAATCGGATCCTGGCATGCCTTCATCCCGAAGGCTTTTGAAAGCCTCGCCACCCAAGAGGTGTCCCTTGCGGTTGCGCTGCTGGATGCGTCCGGCGACGCGCGGGTTGCCCTTGCCGCCGATGAAAGCCGACTTCCTTTCGCCTATCGCCGTCATGGACCCGACAAGGGCCAGTCCGATGCGATAGACGAAGGTTGGCGCGAAACCCACGGCTCGGTTGTTTTTTGGCTAAATGGTGATGACCGCCTGACGCCTGACGCACTCAAGCGGGTTAACGACCTGTTCGAATTCAATCCCGGCGTAGATGTTGTCTACGGTCGGTCGAATTTTATCGACGGGCGGGGGCGATGCATTGGCCACCATGATCAGATTGGGGTCATGTCAGACCTGCTCTACCGATCGAACATCATCTCACAACCGTCCTGCTTTGTGCGGCGGTCAGCGCTGAATTCCATTCAAGGCATCGACAAATCCTTACATTACGTGATGGATTGGGATTTGTGGATCCGGCTTTATAGAAATGGAGCACGATTTCTCCACACAAATGATACCTACTCGGAGGTCTATGTCGGCAGAGACACGAAAACGGGCGCAGTGTCGCCTGACAGGTTGGCGGAAGTATTCAACTTGGTCCGTCGACACGCCGGCTACTGGTCCGCGCTCAAATCGACCATCTCGCTCGCATCGCACACCCTTCAAACTAGGCGAAAACACGCATGA